Proteins encoded together in one Streptomyces umbrinus window:
- a CDS encoding adenylosuccinate lyase, with protein MDEELRSLTQRLRHEAGAAASYSYERLASTGDLDELADVLVAPEQRLWARELAAFRLGLAGDRRAFEALVLLLNHRDPQRCASAAHALARLGDPRTARAAAALATNELRVAYALHPVRLLVELRAPESVPALITTLARRFRPHDPYRRVAIACVDGLGALGDERARPVLNEALAHPPLAQAAAGALKRLPAQRSPRG; from the coding sequence ATGGACGAAGAGTTGCGATCGCTCACCCAGCGCTTACGGCACGAGGCGGGCGCGGCCGCGTCGTACTCGTACGAGCGGCTGGCCTCGACCGGCGACCTCGACGAACTGGCCGACGTGCTAGTCGCACCCGAACAGCGGCTCTGGGCACGGGAGTTGGCCGCGTTCCGGCTCGGGCTCGCCGGAGACCGGCGGGCCTTCGAGGCACTCGTCCTGCTGCTCAACCACCGCGACCCGCAGCGCTGCGCGTCCGCCGCGCATGCCCTGGCCCGGCTCGGCGACCCGCGCACCGCCCGCGCGGCGGCCGCCCTCGCCACCAACGAGCTGCGCGTCGCCTACGCGCTCCATCCGGTACGGCTCCTGGTCGAGCTGCGCGCTCCCGAGTCCGTACCCGCGCTGATCACGACCCTGGCCCGCAGGTTCCGCCCGCACGACCCGTACCGCCGTGTCGCCATCGCGTGCGTGGACGGGCTCGGCGCTCTGGGCGACGAACGGGCCCGCCCCGTCCTGAACGAGGCCCTCGCCCATCCACCGCTCGCCCAGGCGGCGGCGGGTGCGCTGAAGAGGCTGCCGGCGCAGCGCTCGCCACGCGGATAG